From Hylaeus volcanicus isolate JK05 chromosome 2, UHH_iyHylVolc1.0_haploid, whole genome shotgun sequence, the proteins below share one genomic window:
- the LOC128872059 gene encoding lachesin isoform X1, whose amino-acid sequence MKTVYTILVFAFLQTVKGQRTPTISYITPEQIKDIGGTVEFSCSVQYAQEYPVIWTKINKDIANDQLPLSHGSSLIIRDTRFALRYDEATSSFLLQIKDIQETDAGFYQCKVLISVNNYVTANVELQVRRPPIISDNSTRSVVVSEGQPVQLECYAGGFPSPGISWRRENNAILPTGGSIYRGNTLKIPAIRKEDRGTYYCVAENGVGRGARRNINVEVEFAPVITAPRPRLGQALQYDMDLECHVEAYPPPAIVWLRDDVQLSNNQHYSISHFATADEYTDTTIRVITIEKRQYGEYVCRAANKLGTAETKVELFETTVPVCPPACGQARYGAGVLPVSSGPLVVVVLFITVVMRYVILNTFSSVLCVIFRTFR is encoded by the exons ATGAAGActgtttatacaattttggTGTTCGCCTTTTTACAAACAG TTAAGGGTCAACGTACACCGACAATATCTTACATTACTCCGGAACAAATTAAAGATATTGGAGGGACTGTAGAGTTTAGTTGCTCCGTTCAATACGCGCAAGAATATCCAGTTATAtggacaaaaattaataaagatatcGCAAATGATCAACTACCGCTTTCTCATGGTAGCTCTTTAATTATAAGGGATACTAGATTTGCTCTCAGATACGATGAGGCTACATCTAGCTTTTTATTACAG ATAAAAGATATACAAGAAACTGATGCTGGATTTTATCAATGTAAAGTTTtaatatctgtaaataattatgttactGCAAATGTCGAACTACAAGTTCGCAGACCGCCTATTATTAGCGATAATTCAACCAGATCTGTGGTTGTTAGCGAGGGACAACCTGTGCAACTTGAATGTTACGCAGGTGGATTTCCCTCACCCGGAATTTCATGGCGTCGAGAAAATAATGCTATTTTACCAACTGGTGGATCGATTTATCG TGGCAATACATTGAAAATTCCCGCAATTCGTAAAGAAGATCGTGGAACATATTATTGTGTTGCTGAAAATGGTGTAGGACGTGGAGCTAGacgtaatattaatgttgaaGTCGAATTTGCGCCTGTGATTACCGCACCTCGACCGCGTCTTGGTCAAGCTTTACAATACGATATGGATTTGGAATGTCACGTAGAGGCATATCCTCCACCAGCTATTGTATGGCTAAGGGATGACGTTCAGCTATCTAATAATCAGCATTATAGCATATCACATTTTGCAACTGCAGACGAATATACCGATACAACGATTAGAGTGATTACGATCGAAAAGAGACAATACGGAGAGTATGTGTGCAGAGCTGCTAATAAGTTAGGAACTGCGGAAACAAAAGTGGAACTGTTTG AAACTACTGTCCCTGTGTGTCCGCCAGCTTGTGGTCAAGCGCGTTATGGGGCTGGAGTATTGCCAGTCTCCTCAGGACCTTTGGTAGtcgtagttttatttattacagttgTTATGAGGTATGTTATCTTGAATACGTTTTCTTCCGTTTTATGTGTTATATTTCGAACTTTCCGttaa
- the LOC128872059 gene encoding lachesin isoform X2: MKTVYTILVFAFLQTVKGQRTPTISYITPEQIKDIGGTVEFSCSVQYAQEYPVIWTKINKDIANDQLPLSHGSSLIIRDTRFALRYDEATSSFLLQIKDIQETDAGFYQCKVLISVNNYVTANVELQVRRPPIISDNSTRSVVVSEGQPVQLECYAGGFPSPGISWRRENNAILPTGGSIYRGNTLKIPAIRKEDRGTYYCVAENGVGRGARRNINVEVEFAPVITAPRPRLGQALQYDMDLECHVEAYPPPAIVWLRDDVQLSNNQHYSISHFATADEYTDTTIRVITIEKRQYGEYVCRAANKLGTAETKVELFETTVPVCPPACGQARYGAGVLPVSSGPLVVVVLFITVVMRNFYAKY; encoded by the exons ATGAAGActgtttatacaattttggTGTTCGCCTTTTTACAAACAG TTAAGGGTCAACGTACACCGACAATATCTTACATTACTCCGGAACAAATTAAAGATATTGGAGGGACTGTAGAGTTTAGTTGCTCCGTTCAATACGCGCAAGAATATCCAGTTATAtggacaaaaattaataaagatatcGCAAATGATCAACTACCGCTTTCTCATGGTAGCTCTTTAATTATAAGGGATACTAGATTTGCTCTCAGATACGATGAGGCTACATCTAGCTTTTTATTACAG ATAAAAGATATACAAGAAACTGATGCTGGATTTTATCAATGTAAAGTTTtaatatctgtaaataattatgttactGCAAATGTCGAACTACAAGTTCGCAGACCGCCTATTATTAGCGATAATTCAACCAGATCTGTGGTTGTTAGCGAGGGACAACCTGTGCAACTTGAATGTTACGCAGGTGGATTTCCCTCACCCGGAATTTCATGGCGTCGAGAAAATAATGCTATTTTACCAACTGGTGGATCGATTTATCG TGGCAATACATTGAAAATTCCCGCAATTCGTAAAGAAGATCGTGGAACATATTATTGTGTTGCTGAAAATGGTGTAGGACGTGGAGCTAGacgtaatattaatgttgaaGTCGAATTTGCGCCTGTGATTACCGCACCTCGACCGCGTCTTGGTCAAGCTTTACAATACGATATGGATTTGGAATGTCACGTAGAGGCATATCCTCCACCAGCTATTGTATGGCTAAGGGATGACGTTCAGCTATCTAATAATCAGCATTATAGCATATCACATTTTGCAACTGCAGACGAATATACCGATACAACGATTAGAGTGATTACGATCGAAAAGAGACAATACGGAGAGTATGTGTGCAGAGCTGCTAATAAGTTAGGAACTGCGGAAACAAAAGTGGAACTGTTTG AAACTACTGTCCCTGTGTGTCCGCCAGCTTGTGGTCAAGCGCGTTATGGGGCTGGAGTATTGCCAGTCTCCTCAGGACCTTTGGTAGtcgtagttttatttattacagttgTTATGAG AAATTTCTACgccaaatattaa
- the LOC128872059 gene encoding lachesin isoform X3 has protein sequence MKTVYTILVFAFLQTVKGQRTPTISYITPEQIKDIGGTVEFSCSVQYAQEYPVIWTKINKDIANDQLPLSHGSSLIIRDTRFALRYDEATSSFLLQIKDIQETDAGFYQCKVLISVNNYVTANVELQVRRPPIISDNSTRSVVVSEGQPVQLECYAGGFPSPGISWRRENNAILPTGGSIYRGNTLKIPAIRKEDRGTYYCVAENGVGRGARRNINVEVEFAPVITAPRPRLGQALQYDMDLECHVEAYPPPAIVWLRDDVQLSNNQHYSISHFATADEYTDTTIRVITIEKRQYGEYVCRAANKLGTAETKVELFEISTPNINYSGLRWATASQCSLSKWLLIVLWFPILNRY, from the exons ATGAAGActgtttatacaattttggTGTTCGCCTTTTTACAAACAG TTAAGGGTCAACGTACACCGACAATATCTTACATTACTCCGGAACAAATTAAAGATATTGGAGGGACTGTAGAGTTTAGTTGCTCCGTTCAATACGCGCAAGAATATCCAGTTATAtggacaaaaattaataaagatatcGCAAATGATCAACTACCGCTTTCTCATGGTAGCTCTTTAATTATAAGGGATACTAGATTTGCTCTCAGATACGATGAGGCTACATCTAGCTTTTTATTACAG ATAAAAGATATACAAGAAACTGATGCTGGATTTTATCAATGTAAAGTTTtaatatctgtaaataattatgttactGCAAATGTCGAACTACAAGTTCGCAGACCGCCTATTATTAGCGATAATTCAACCAGATCTGTGGTTGTTAGCGAGGGACAACCTGTGCAACTTGAATGTTACGCAGGTGGATTTCCCTCACCCGGAATTTCATGGCGTCGAGAAAATAATGCTATTTTACCAACTGGTGGATCGATTTATCG TGGCAATACATTGAAAATTCCCGCAATTCGTAAAGAAGATCGTGGAACATATTATTGTGTTGCTGAAAATGGTGTAGGACGTGGAGCTAGacgtaatattaatgttgaaGTCGAATTTGCGCCTGTGATTACCGCACCTCGACCGCGTCTTGGTCAAGCTTTACAATACGATATGGATTTGGAATGTCACGTAGAGGCATATCCTCCACCAGCTATTGTATGGCTAAGGGATGACGTTCAGCTATCTAATAATCAGCATTATAGCATATCACATTTTGCAACTGCAGACGAATATACCGATACAACGATTAGAGTGATTACGATCGAAAAGAGACAATACGGAGAGTATGTGTGCAGAGCTGCTAATAAGTTAGGAACTGCGGAAACAAAAGTGGAACTGTTTG AAATTTCTACgccaaatattaattactccGGACTTCGGTGGGCAACAGCAAGTCAATGCAGCTTGTCCAAGTGGCTGCTAATAGTACTGTGGTTCCCCATTCTTAATAGATATTAG
- the LOC128872060 gene encoding sorbitol dehydrogenase-like, producing MEFLSFDVKNKTLSLKKAEIPVPGPNEVRVRVAYSGICGTDLHILEGDFPCKTEGCLTLGHEFSGTIDALGQNVKTLKVGQKIVVDPNSGCNTCHPCHSGNYHFCSAGGINSTIGIFRDGGWSTHAIVPKEQVHLIPEDVDLKVAALAEPLSCLAHGWDKINPVNVGLNVLVIGAGIIGLLWSCLLHLHGHRKIVTISEPQEKRRKIVSKLDLDYQISSPDKLKEGFDLVIDCSGSGPAMEAAVPLLTQGGRLCVFGVASPKAKLTIEPFQVYMKELNIVGVNINPFTFPKGLALLRAMADRYLNYDNLGIKVYSLSQYREAFEALKRGDISKAAFKL from the exons ATGGAATTTTTGAGTTTCGACGTGAAGAATAAAACGCTTTCATTGAAAAAAGCCGAGATCCCAGTACCGGGACCAAATGAAGTTCGAGTTAGAGTTGCGTACAGTGGAATCTGTGGGACCGATCTTCACATACTAGAA GGCGATTTCCCGTGCAAGACTGAAGGCTGTTTGACTCTTGGTCATGAATTTTCGGGTACGATCGACGCTCTCGGCCAGAATgtgaaaacattgaaagttGGCCAAAAAATCGTCGTGGACCCAAATAGCGGTTGCAACACGTGCCACCCTTGCCACAGCGGGAACTATCATTTTTGCAGTGCCGGTGGCATAAACAGCACTATAGGAATCTTCCGTGATGGGGGGTGGTCCACACACGCAATTGTTCCTAAAGAACAG GTTCATTTGATACCGGAGGATGTTGATCTGAAAGTAGCCGCGCTCGCCGAGCCTCTATCGTGTTTGGCTCACGGATGGGATAAGATTAATCCCGTTAACGTTGGTCTTAATGTGCTCGTAATTGGCGCTGGGATAATTGGCCTTTTGTGGTCCTGCCTATTGCATTTACACGGGCACAGGAAAATAGTGACGATCAGCGAACCTCAAGAAAAACGACGGAAGATAGTATCTAAACTCG aTTTGGATTACCAAATAAGCAGTCCAGACAAACTCAAAGAAGGATTCGACTTGGTCATTGATTGCAGTGGTTCAGGTCCAGCTATGGAAGCAGCTGTGCCTTTATTGACTCAAGGCGGCCGCTTGTGCGTCTTTGGTGTTGCCAGTCCTAAAGCGAAATTGACCATCGAGCCATTCCAG GTTTACATGAAAGAATTGAATATCGTAGGCGTAAATATAAATCCTTTCACGTTCCCAAAAGGATTGGCCTTGTTGAGGGCGATGGCCGATAGATATCTCAATTACGACAACCTAGGTATTAAGGTATACTCATTGTCCCAATATCGCGAGGCTTTCGAAGCATTGAAGCGGGGAGACATCAGTAAAGCtgcttttaaattataa